The genomic interval TATCCAGACGTAGCCATAATTATGAGTGTAGTTAGCCAAGTCATCTTTCAAGCCGACGACGAACTGCGTTATCCGACTTCTGGTGAACTCCAGGGCTTGCAAGGATTTTTTCAAACCGGTGAACAGCGGACTCGCATTGCTGGAACGCTGTCTGAAAATGAGAAGAAAATTGTTCAAGAAGCCAGTAAGGAGCTTTGGAAAAAGCGTCCTGACTTCATTTCTCCTGGCGGCAATGCCTATGGTGACAAGCAGCGTGCCCTCTGCCTGCGGGATTATGGTTGGTACCTGCGCCTCGTTACCTATGGGGTGCTATCGGGCAGTAAGGAACCGATCGAGTCGATCGGGCTGGTTGGCGCACGGGAAATGTAGCAATGCTCTGGGCGTTCCTGTCCCTGGCATGGCAGAGGCAATTCGTGCCCTGAAAACAGCTTCTCTATCGCTTCTTTCTGCGGAGGATGCGGCTGAGACAGCTCCCTACTTTGACTACATCATTCAGGCAATGTCCTGAACAATGCGTAGGGTAAAGGGGAAAAGACTTTAATCAGGCGGTGTTTCCATGATCGACGCCTAACCCCAAGCTTAAAGTCAGGAGTCAGGAGTCGGGAGCCAGGAGGAGTTATCCATTCTGGGTTCTGGTTCCTGGCTCCTCAATTTTTATCGGCATCTTTGCCGTGATCATTTAACGGACTGGGTTTAACTAATCGGCAGCTTTAACCAGGTAGAAAGCTCATAAGCTAGCCAGTCCAGTTCTGGTGGCGACAAATTGTTTCCCAGGTCATAGCTTTCTGTCCCTGCCCAGATCACAATCTGAGATTCGTTGTTATCGGGAAAGCTGCCTTCGGGAAATTTACGATACTCCAGTCGGCTGATTCTGTGGCGGGGGGCTGCCTGCACATTGGATTGAAACCCCAGACGCTTGCTACTCAACGAAATTTGCTGGCGATCGATTTTGAGGTTGGTGTGTCCTAGAAGTGCGGGAATCAGAACTTCCAGGCTGTTTGCATCCTTGATTAAGGAAATTTTGGTGTCAGGCGGCTTTTCCACCGGGGAAGGAATAGTAGGGCGTCCCTGCTCCAAAGCTTGAAGGGCTTCCTGGGCAGATTTGACGCGGTGTTCAAGGTTCGGTTCGGTCAACCAGGCGAGCCAATCGGCATATTCAGGACTGAGATTAGGAAGCTGGCTGAAATCAATCCTGGTTCCCCTATGGGGCAGGCTAGAAGGGTGGTTGCCTGCGATCAGGGTAATCAGGGTTGCCCCCAAACTAAACAGGTCTGAGGCAGGTAATACTCGCCCGCTAAACTGTTCGGGCGGCATATAGCCATAGGTTCCAACTACGGTAAACGAACTGGTTTCTTCTTTACCCCGGATTGTCTTAACTGAACCAAAATCGACCAGGTATGCCCGCCGATTGGCCAGCAAAATATTGCTAGGTTTGATGTCGCGGTGCAAAATGGCGGGTTGTCGCCCATGCAGATACATCAGGATATTGAGAAGTGCCCTTGCAAGTTGCTTGGTTTCTACTTCGGTAAAAGTCCGCCGCTGCTGGAGACATTGTTCAAGGGATTTACCTTCGACATAGGTTTGAATCAATACCAGAGCTTTGTCGTTGGGTAATTGGTGCTCAAAATACCCCAAATAGCGTGGAATTGAAGGATGGGAAAGCGACTTGAGAATTTCAACTTCACGCTCAAACAACTTCAGGTCGTCTGCTTCCAGTTGTTCATCCAGAAACAGGAGTTTGAGCACAACTTGCTCATCACTGATCAGATCGCGGGCAAGCAGGGTCCAGCGCCCTGTTTGTTTACCGATCTGCCGTTCCACCTCGTAGCGATCGCCCAATATTTGACCTGACATTGTTGATTACCAGTATCAATAGATTTTTTATAACTCTGCTTACCTGGAACAGCAACCGTTGTTTCTTGATCACCCCCTCTAAGGATTTCTAAAAATTGTATTAAATTTTGTAAAAACCCTCAATTTAGTATTTTTTGATACAGAATTACCTGTTATATTGGTTAAGTGAAGAGAATTAGTTAAACACATCGGGAGAACTTAGATATGTCTACTCAAGATCAAGCTCGCGCAATCATGATTCGCCATCACCACATGATCAAGAATCGTGAGCAGTGCATGTTGAGCCGTGCTGCGGCTGAAGTAGGGATGCCTGCTGAAACAGCAACTTTCTGGAACCACATTCAAGGCAAGCCCCATCCCACCTTCAGCACAACCTATGATCGCAGCAACGCCAGCCTCAGCTAACTCGTTTTTTTTGGGTTAAATTCATGGGCTTAATAAAAGGGCGCTCCACGAGTTGTGGAGCGCCCTTCGGTTTTAGTGAGTATGGGAAAAACCCCATTATTTTGACAACGTGCGTCGCTTCGAAATCATACGGTAGGACTCAATCACATCACCTGTTTCCCAGGCGTTGAAATTGTCAAGACCAATACCGCACTCGTAGCCAGTGTTGACTTCCCTGGTGTCTTCCTTCATCCGTTTCAAGGAATCTAGATTCCCTTCATGAATCACAGCACCATTCCGTCGAACACGCACCTTCGAGTTCCGAACGACCTTGCCCAACTGAACGTAACACCCTGCCACCGCACCACGCCCGACAGGGAAGACAGCGCGAACTTCCGCTTGCCCCAGTGCTTCTTCAATTAGCTCAGGTTCTAACAGACCTTCCATTGCCGCCTGAATATCATCAAGCAGGTTGTAGATGATGTTGTACTCCCGCACATCTACGCCAACCCGATCCGCTGCCTGCCGTGCTCCCGTTGCCAGGGTTGTATTAAACCCGATAATAACGGCACTACTGGCTGCGGCCAAATCCACATCTGTTTCGCTTACCTCTCCTGGAGCAGCATGCAAAACGCGAACCTGAACTTCTTTTTGAGGCAGTTCCTTCAATGCTCCCAGAATTGCTTCTACCGAGCCTTGTACGTCTGCCTTAAGCACCAGATTAAGCTCTTTCAGCTCCCCTTCCTGCGCCCGCTCTGAAAATGTGTTCAGGCTGACCGGGCGAGAGGCAAGTGCTCTAAGCAGGCGAGTTTGCCGTTGCTCATCCAAACGGGCAGAAGCAACGGAGCGGGCTTCCTTCTCATCGCCGAAGACCAGAAATTCGTCGCCTGCTGCTGGAACGTCACTTAAGCCCAGAACCTCCACAGCAAACGAGGGGGTAGCTTCCCTAACCCGTTGGAGGCGATCGTTCACCATTGCCCGCACCTTACCCAAAGCGGAACCTGCAACCAGAATATCTCCTACATGCAGGGTGCCATTTTGAATCAATAAGGTAGCAACCGGTCCCTTGGCTTTGTCCAGGTGAGCTTCGATCACAGTTCCCTTGGCAGCACGATCCGGATTCGCATAGAGGTCTTCAACCTCAGCGACCAGCAGCAGCATTTCCAACAGCGTATCAAGATTATCGCCCGTGATAGCGCTGACAGGCACCATAATGGTGTCACCGCCCCACTCCTCAGGAACCAGCCCAAATTCGGTCAGCTCCTGCTTCACCCGATCAGGTTGGGCTTCTTCCTTATCAACTTTGTTAATCGCAACCACAATGGGAACTTCTGCCGCTTTTGCGTGGCTGATTGCCTCAATGGTCTGGGGGCGCACCCCATCGTCGGCAGCCACCACCAAAACTGCAATATCCGTAACCCGCGCTCCCCGTGCACGCATAGCGGTAAACGCCTCGTGACCAGGAGTATCCAAAAAGACAACCTGTTGAATTTGCCCATTGTGCTCCACATCGACGTGATACGCCCCAATGTGTTGGGTGATTCCACCCGCTTCTCCCTGGGCCACCTTGGTTTTACGGATCGAATCCAGCAAAGTGGTTTTACCGTGGTCAACGTGTCCCATAATTGTCACCACTGGAGGACGGCGCTGGAGATTTTCCAGATCCGAAGCATCAAGCATTTCAGTGACCTTACGGGCTTCCGCTTCTTTCTCACCCGTCTCAACTTCTATGCCAAGCTCCTCAGCCACCATTGTGGCAGTGGGAATGTCAAGGGTTTGGGTGACAGTTGCCGCAATTCCTTTCATAAATAATGTCCGAATGATTTCGGTTTCGGGCACCATCAGGAGCGCGGAGAGTTCCTGCACGGTCAAACTTCCAGTCATGACAACTTTCGTAGGCTTCTCAAGCTTTGCTTCTTCACGACGATCGCGACGATCGCGCGATACTGACTGCCTTCTTGCCTTTGGAGTAATGGCTGCTGGAGGTTTTACCTGGGTCTGGCGGAGAGATTTGGGCTTCGCAGGACGAACCAGAGACAGGCTAACCTGCATCGGTGCATCCACATTCTTATCAAGAATGTTTTCGAGTTCCTCCTCATCTTCATCCAGAGAGGGTTGAGTGCGACGCTTACCTTTAGTCGCCACCTTCGCTTTTTCGGGAAATTCCCGCACATCCTCTTCCTCTTCCTGCCAATTCTTTCCTTTCTTGGCAGCGCGGGGAGGAATCGGTCGATGCAGTTGAACCTCGGTACCCGTGGGAGCAGCAGCATCCCCTGCGGCAGGTTTTGGTCGGTTCGGCTTCAAAATCAATTCAGCCACTTCACCCCCATCGCCACTCCGAGCTGATGGCTGCTCTTCTCTGGCAGCCACATCATCTCCTGGACGAACAGGACGAGGACGGCGCAACTCCACAATTGTTTGAGGGCGAGGAGTGGGGCGATCGACAGAAGGTTTGTTCGGGTCCGGGCGATTTCCAGGAGCCGATCGTGCAGGAGCCTTGGGCGCGGGAGTAGCTTCGCCTCTCGGCAGCCGCGCTGGTTTAGAAGAATCTCGCGCAGCAGCGCCTTCTGAAATATCTTTTCCTTCTTGCGAAGCTTGATCGGGCTGAGCGCGTCGCAAAACAGGACGGCTGGACAGGCTGGCTTTAGGAGCACTTGCCGCTGCACTGGGTCTTACCGGTGGACCTGAAAGCTCCGGCTGCCCAGAAATTTCTACAGGAGCTTCCACTCCGTCCGTTTCAACCGCGATCGGCTCCGGCTCTGGCGAACTTTCTTGTTCTGGCACATCAACTGGTGCAAGCTCTACTGGTTCCAGCGCAAGCTCCGCTGCCACTGCAACTACATCCTCAGGAAGCTCCATAGGACGACTGGGGGGGAGTTTCACAGGTGTTGGCGTTGGCGCGGGTGGCTCCTCAACAGATTGAGGTCCAGCATAGCTAGGCGGAACGGGTGGCTCAGGGCTTTGAACCTGCTGACGAATCGCAGGTTTGCGAATCTCCAAAATTTGCTGCTTCTTCTGAACAGGCGCAGGAGCCTTTGACCTAGATTCAGTGTTTTGGGAATGCCCCTGGCGAGGTTGAGCAGGCTTGGCAGACGACGGGCGGCTGGCAGCTTGCTTTTGAGCAGCGGCTCGAATTCGCTCAGCCTCTGAGTCAGTAATCGTACTGCTGTGACTCTTCACTGAAATATTTAGCTGTTCACAAACTGCTAATAGATCTTTGTTATCCAAATTTAATTCCTTTGAAAGTTCGTAAATTCTGACTTTGCCGCTGTTCATCCACCGTTCCCTCGCTACCTAGGTCTGTTTTCACATAGTTGCCTGCTGCTTTAACTAAACGACATTGGACTCAAATTGAATTCGTTCCCGGGTTCCTATGTATGGATGACCACCTGTTACACCAGGAACTCCATGTCAGTTTGCTTCGAGAGCAATTCCAAAAATCGATGACCTGCTCCAGATTATGAACAGTCACTCTCTCTAATTTTGCACAAAATTCTCGTTACTGAGGCTAGCTGCAAAATTAAAGTCTCACTAGCGATGTGCCACAAGTGGGAATACTTTATTCTCGCACTAACTCACCCTCGTAGAAACAGCGATTCCCTTCAGCTTTGTCGCACGCCTGACGCTGATGGATGAGGTGCCGCCAAATCCCCGAGGCACTCAATACAATCCAGGTTAAATCTGTTTGATTCACGCTAGGTGACGTTTTAGAGATCAAAATGCGCAACTACCCTCTGATCTGAAACCTCTATATAGTCTATCCAATTTGAGAAAGATGAACCAACCGATTGTACCTTAGCGCGTTGGTCTTTGATTTGTCCTGTCATTTAGACGCTTCAGACTTTGTTAGACGTTGCCAGAGGACTTGATAGATTGATTCGGGCACGGGGGCTTTGAGAACCCGCCCGAGTCTATTTTTTCGCTGGGCTGCCTGTAAGCAACCGCTTTGGGGACAAAGATACGCCGATCGCCCCATGCCTTGATCCAGGGCTACCGCCTGAGTTGGATGAACCCTCACGATTCGCCAAAATTCACTCCGATGGGCGAGCCTACGACAACTCACACAGCGGCGGTAGTTAGGTTCCATAGCAGGGGACAGATCTTAAGTGCCAGACTTCAGCTTAAGCGTTAGCCACCAGGATCAGGGGTTAAATCAGGGGAGAATCAACAGCCAAAAGCAAGAAGCTTAATGCTACCAGGGTTTACTCCAGAGCGTTTCCTTCCATCACAGCAGCAGCTGGCTTATCTCCATCATCAGGTTCCTGATCCGGGTCTTCGACGCTGACCGGGGGGTTCTCTGCTTCTAATGCTTCATCTTCAAGTTCTTCGAGTTCTTCGCCTTCAAGTTCTTCGAGTTCTTCATCTTCAAGTTCTTCATCCTCGAGTTCAGTTTCTTCATAGTAAGCACTTTGGGCTTCCCGACGGGCTTCAAGGGCGGCAGCAATTTTGCTGTTTTCTGCTTCATAATCGTATTTGGCAGAATCCTTGATATCAATCTTCCAACCTGTGAGGCGAGCAGCCAGACGAACGTTTTGCCCCTCTTTTCCGATCGCCAGACTCAGTTGATCTTCTGGAACCAAAATGTGTGCCTGTCTACCTTCAGGATCAACCAATCGGACTTCGTCCACCCGTGCTGGGCTGAGCGCATTAGCAATGTACGTGGCCGGGTCCGGGGACCAGCGAATCACATCAATCTTCTCTCCCCGCAGCTCATTTACGACGACCTGGATTCGAGATCCCCTTGCCCCAATACACGCTCCAACCGGGTCTACATCCCGTTCCAATGTATCTACGGCAATTTTGGTACGGGGTCCAACAAAGCGAGAAGGGGGATTGGCTTCCCTGGCAACTGCCACAATCCGAACGATTTCATCCTCAATTTCGGGTACCTCATTGGCAAATAGATAGACAACTAAGCCCGCATCGGCTCTGGATACCAGAAGTTGCGGTCCCCGGTGGGAACCTTCCGAGACTTTCTTTAAAAGAACCCTGAAGGTAGCATTTGCCCGGTAGTTATCATTGGGGAGCTGGTCTCGCTTCAGCAGTTCGGCTTCTACCTCTGGTTGTCCGAAACCACTATTCACCGCCATGATCACAGATTGCCGCTCAAATCGTAAAACCCTTGCCTGGAGAACTGTGCCTTCCAGATCTTGAAACTCTTCTTGGACGAGCTTGCGTTGCTGATCCCGTAATTTTTGGGCTAGAACTTGTTTGGTCTGAATTGCTGCCATGCGACCAAAGTCCCCCTGATCGGGGGTGACATCTAAAACCACCTCCTGCCCAGGCTGTGCTTCTTCGGCAACTTCCCGAACTTCCTGCAAAGAAATCTCATGGTCAGGATTGCTGACTTCTTCAACAATGGTTTTGGTCGCCAGGACGCGGAATCCTTCTTCTTCTACATCCAGTTCCACTTCAAAGTTGGTGAAGTAGTCTTCGTCGAATGTGGCACTGTCCATCCGCTGAGTGCGGCGGTAACGTTCGTATCCCTTCAGCAGAGCTTCTCGCAACGCAGCCTGAACTGCTAACTTGGGTAAGTTACGTTCCCGACTAATGTTGTCGATCATGTCTCTGAGGCCAGGTAGGGTGACCATTGACATAGGTAAAACTCCAATTATGTGAGGGGGGGGAAGGGAAAAGGATAAGGGCTAAAGGATGAAGGATAAAAAGGAGGGGTAGAGGTGATGGGATGAGGAGGGAAGTTCTTATCCTTTAGCCTTCATCCTTTCCCATCACCGTTTTTCGTTTAGCTGAACTTTGGCAATCCGATCGCGGGGAATGGCGATCGCCCGACCTTTTTGGTTGAGGTGAATCGTGGTTTCATCTCGACCAATCAATTGGCCTGTCCATTCCTGTTGTCCGGCGTAAGGTTCTGAGGTTGTCACAATTACAGGGAACCCTTTGAAGGACACAAACTCCCGATCGCTCGTCAGAACTCGGGAAATTCCAGGACTAGAGACTTCTAGCACATAGGCATCGGGGAGAATCTCATCTGCGTCCAAGATAGGTTCTAGGGCACGGCTCATCTGCTCACAATCTTCGAGGCTAGTATCGCGATCGGGATTGCTAATATCAATTCGCAGAATGGGAGGATGTTGATTGGTATGAAACACCGCCCCAACCACCCGGAAACCCAAAGCATCTGCTACAGGGGTAGCTAGGTCAAGAATTTTAGGGATCAGGGGATGAGCCATAGGGACATCAGCTAGAGTCGTAATAAAAACAGCTTTAAATAAAAAAAGTGGGTGCTGACCCACTTCCCATGAAATAAAAACTTCCATGAAATTGGAATAGCCGCGAAATTTCCTCGCGGTTACCTGACACTCAGTTTAGCTCAAATCTTTTAAGGTGAAGCGATGAGTCAGGAGGGAAAGTCTGCGCTTAGGCTTGCACTTATGGTTTTGGTAGTTGTACGATGGAAGACTGTGTTTGATTTGGAATAGTCCATGCCTAAGCTGAAGACCCGCAAAGCCGCTGCTAAGCGGTTAAGAGCCAGTGGAACAGGAAAAATTATGCGCCGTAAGACTTTTAGAAGTCACTTGCTAGAGCATAAGAGCGCTTCTCGGAAGCGCCGCTTGGCAGGAATGGCGGTTGTCAACGAACGGGACGAGGCAAATGTCCGTCTGATGCTTCCCTATCTTTAAGGGAAGGTTTGAATGCTTAATTTTGAGTTTTAGTCATGTTCTAAATTCAAAATTTATACGTTCAAGATTGTGGTTCAGAACTGAAAACCTAAGGAATTTGTAGAGATGGCACGGGTAAAGCGCGGCAATGTTGCTCGTAAACGCCGCAATAAAATTTTGAAGCTGGCAAAAGGGTTCCGGGGTTCCCATTCTCGTCTGTTTCGAACAGCTAACCAGCAAGTAATGAAGGCATTGCGCAATGCCTACCGAGATCGCCGCAAGCGCAAGCGCGATTTTCGTCGCCTCTGGATTACCCGCATCAATGCTGCCACTCGGCAACATGGGATTAGCTATAGCCAGTTTATGGGTGGGCTTAAGAAAGCAAACATCCAAATTAACCGCAAGATGCTGGCCCAGATGGCAATTCTTGATCCCGCTGGGTTCGAGAAGGTGTTGAGTCTGGTCAGTCAATCTGTTCAGAAGAAATCTGCTTAGGCAGGGAACTGAACGACGGTTTGATTGGGTGAATCAAGCAATCTCCTCCTAAGAGAGGGTGAGGCATTCATGCTATGGGTTTGCAAGAGCTGTCAAACTTGGCATGGGTGCTTTGTTTTTGGAAATGGGTAATGGGCGATGGGTAATGGGTTGAGTCCATTAAAAATTCCAATCCTGGCAGAACCTCATCGGGTTCCTTGCTGGTTCCTTCCAATTCTGAGTTTTGGTTTAGTTGGGCTGACAGGGTGGGTCCCTGCGATCGCCCATGCGGAGGAACTCAAAACTATTCAAGATCGCGGACAATTGGTTATTGCGGTTAAGGACAATCTGCCCCCACTGGGATTTAGGTCAGCAGATGGGGCGTTGCAGGGGTTAGAAATTGATATCGCCAAACGGTTGGCTCAGGATCTGGTAGGGAAATCGAATGCCTTTGTCTTGAAGCCCGTGCTGAATCAGGATCGGCTTCAAGTCGTTTTAAGTGGGCAGGCGGATATCGTGATTGCCAGGGTGACTATGACCGTTGCCCGATCGCGCGTTGTTAGCTTCAGTACTCCCTATTATGTGGATGGGACTGCTCTTGTCACAAAAGATCCAACGATTCGAAGTCCGTTTGATCTCACAAACCAGACGATTGCCGTACTGGATCGCTCCAGCACGGTAGATACGGTTCGCAATCGTTTGCCAGGGGCTAAACTTGTTGGCGTAGCCTCCTACGAAGCAGCGCGATCGCTTCTGGAGAAAGGGGAGGCAACGGCCTTTGCCGCTGATGCCAGCCTATTAAGTGGTTGGGTACAGGAGTTTCCTCAATATCGCCTGCTAACCCCGACCCTTTCGGTTGAACCCCTGTGCATCGTAATTCCCAAAGGGCTTCAGTATGAGGAATTGCGGCAAAAAATCAATGAAGCCCTGGCTCGCTGGCAAAGGGAGGGGTGGTTGCAGGAGCGGGTGGCTTTTTGGAAGCTACCGTGAGGATTATAAATCCTATTCCCACCCCAAATGGTGTAGTTTGAGTGTAGAGCCAGTTTCGGTGCCTGTCTTCAATTGTTAATGTGCAGAGTATGGACACGTCATTTCCAGTTATTTACGTTTCCCTGTTGCTTGGATTGCTTTCAATTTCGGCTGTATTTTTGTTTCGTCAGATTCTGAAAACGCGTCGGGTAGAAAAAGCGCTCAATAAGCTGCAATCCAAGTTGAATAAGGAAAAAGGAACGCCCGTAGAATATTATGAGCTAGGTAGCATTTACCTGAATAAAAAATTGTATAGTCAGGCGATTTCTCTTTTTCAGAAAGCATTGAAATTAGAGGATTTGCCTGAGGAAGAGAGTCCGCCCATTTATAATGCGCTTGGCTATGCTTACTTTGCCCAAGAACAGTATGATCTGGCAATTCGGCAGTATAAGGAAGCCTTAAAAATTGACCCAACCTATGTTACAGCCCTGAATAATATTGGGCATGCCTACGAGCGTAAACAGCTGACAACTCAGGCGTTAGAGGCTTATGAACAAGCTTTAGCGCTTGATTCCAACAACACAACCGCAAAGCGCCGATCGGATTCATTACGGAAGCGACTGGTGCCCTCAGCGTAGGTTTCTGATCCAGGTATTTGGTGTCAGGGGGCAGGGATCAATTGCCGATAACGGGGGTTAGTTTTCGGTAGTCCTACTTCAGGAAAGGATAGAGCATAAGAGCGTGATGGTAGGAAGGTGAGAGCGTGGTCATTTCGTACTGTTCCACCATTACACCCTCCTTCCCTGTGGGGGGAACTACCCGGTTCTCCAGGAATAATCTCATTATTGGAGTGATGACAATCGTGCAAGGGGTGTAAGTCTACCGATTCATCCTACAGCCCAATAAAAATTTGTATGTTTGAGAGCATGTTTCCGGGATTGGTGGGGTATGCTCTGCATATCGATCTCATGGGAGAGTAAGTAACCACTCATGGGACTTGAGTCAGACCAGATACCGCTTCAAGGGCATCGAACGCTTGCCGCGATCGTCTTCTCTGACGTGGTAAATTTTGGCGGCATTATGTCTGCTGATGAGGAACATGCGCTAAAGCTGGTGCAGCGAGATGTGGAACTGATGACTCGCGTTTGTGAGCAACATGAGGGGCGAGTCCTCAAATTTACAGGTGATGGGTTACTCATGTATTTTCACAGTGCTGTACAGGCAGTTGCCTGTGCCCTGGAAACGCAGAAGGCGATCGCGGCGGCAGCAGCGGATTTGCCCTCTGAAGACATCCTCCAGCATCGAATTGGAATTCATTTGGGGGATGTGTTTGTCAGTGATGATGATGTGATGGGCGATGGCGTTAACATTGCTGCCCGTTTGCAATCGGAAGCAGAACCTGGAGGAATTTGCCTGTCCCAGATTGTGTATGACGTGGTGAAGAAGCGCATTGCATTACAGGCAACCTATTTAGGACCGCGTGAACTCAAACATATTCAGGAAGCGGTTCCAATCTACCAAATTGTCCTGGCTGCCCATACCAAAACCACCTTGCCGGATGAGTCAGCCCGCCTGACAAGGGAAATGGAGCTAGAACCAGACCTCATCGAGCCAACCACGATTTCCAGGGAATCATTTTCCAGCCCGCCCACCACCATTTCTGGACAACCATTTTCCAGCCCACCCACCACCATTTCTGGACAACCATTTTCCAGCCCACCCACCACCATTTCCAGGGAACCGTTTTCCAGCCCACCCACCACCATTTCTGGGCAACCATTTTCCAGCCCAGTCAAGCCTGAACCGTTGAGGCTTGCAGAGGAAACCAGGAAAGAACTGGAGCGGATTCTGACCAGGAGGATTGGTCCGATCGCCGCAGTCATTCTGCAACAAACCTTAAACCAGGTCGTTAATTATCAAGAACTGGTGAATCGCCTGGTTACTCACCTACCTGAAGCTGAGCAATTCCCCTTCCGGGAGAGTGCCCATCGTTTGTTGCAGCGTGAACTTGCGGATTCTCAAGACAGGTTCTGTCAGCATTCGGTTGGGGCTGAAATTCCCTACCAGACGACAACGGCACCCCAGCCCAACTCAGAATGGGGAGGGGTTGCTGCCATCGATCGGGAGTTTGTCAAACGCTGCGAACGGGAATTAGCGAAAGCCATTGGACCGATCGCCATTGTTATTGTTCAACGAACTCTTGCTCAACAGCCCAACCTTTCGCGTCCCCAATTGGTTGCCTCTCTCGCAAAACACCTGACTAATCCCCAAGCCATTCAAGCCTTCCATCACCAACTACTTTAAAGCGGGCAGTGAGCAAGATAGCAATTCTCGTTTAGGTGCAGTACAAGGAGCTTTCTAAGAAAGAAGATACCCAATCGTAGGGGCAGGTTTAACCCGGGGTTTCGCGCTACGGCGAATGAACTCACGCGAAACCTGCCCTTAATTCGCCTTCTACCCTCTGCCCACTGCCTTCCGCAATCAGCATTTCCTCCTCCTGCCCCTAGAACGCCGGTACAGAAACCGGGTTTCTTCTGTGAGATGCTCAAGTTTCGTTGCATATCCTCACCAGAAACCCGGTTTCTCGAAATACTGTACCGATGCTCTAGCTCCTAGCTCCTAGCTCCTAGCTCCTAGCCCCTTACTCTCCCCGCCCTAGCATATTCATCGCCATCACAAGACTGGTTTTCATTCGGTTAAAAGCTTCTGCCAAATTGCCAATTTCATCCTTTGAAGTTTGTTCAAAATTGGCATCCATGTCGCCCATACTTACTTCATTTGCGACTTTTGCCATCCGATTCAAGGGACGAACAACCGTCTGTTTCAACAACCAGTTAATAACCAGCATTGCCAGGGCAAAAGCAGCGACAACAATGCCCATGAACAACAGCGTTGCCTTGCGCGCATTATCAATGATTCCACTAGCAGGAACCGAGATAACCTGGGCACCGACAATTTCATTCAACTTCCAGCCAAAGCCGTTGTTGCTGCCATAGGTAGCAAGCTGGCTTTTGGGAGCAGCTTCGGGTGTACTGTGACACCGTAAACAGGTTTCCTTTTTAATTGTGATTGGACGAGCAATATAAAACAAATCTCCCGCCGG from Kovacikia minuta CCNUW1 carries:
- a CDS encoding tetratricopeptide repeat protein, translating into MDTSFPVIYVSLLLGLLSISAVFLFRQILKTRRVEKALNKLQSKLNKEKGTPVEYYELGSIYLNKKLYSQAISLFQKALKLEDLPEEESPPIYNALGYAYFAQEQYDLAIRQYKEALKIDPTYVTALNNIGHAYERKQLTTQALEAYEQALALDSNNTTAKRRSDSLRKRLVPSA
- a CDS encoding c-type heme family protein, encoding MLKNFKLSRKFNILLLSIFLGAVLLSGIAFSAILNRNAEKEVTAKANLLLQTMLSVRQYTQTEVNPQLAPRLETEKEFLPQTVPGYSARQVMEDIRKNPQYTDFFYKEATLNPTNLRDKTDPFEEGLVNQFRNDSNLKELTGYRSSPAGDLFYIARPITIKKETCLRCHSTPEAAPKSQLATYGSNNGFGWKLNEIVGAQVISVPASGIIDNARKATLLFMGIVVAAFALAMLVINWLLKQTVVRPLNRMAKVANEVSMGDMDANFEQTSKDEIGNLAEAFNRMKTSLVMAMNMLGRGE
- a CDS encoding adenylate/guanylate cyclase domain-containing protein — encoded protein: MGLESDQIPLQGHRTLAAIVFSDVVNFGGIMSADEEHALKLVQRDVELMTRVCEQHEGRVLKFTGDGLLMYFHSAVQAVACALETQKAIAAAAADLPSEDILQHRIGIHLGDVFVSDDDVMGDGVNIAARLQSEAEPGGICLSQIVYDVVKKRIALQATYLGPRELKHIQEAVPIYQIVLAAHTKTTLPDESARLTREMELEPDLIEPTTISRESFSSPPTTISGQPFSSPPTTISGQPFSSPPTTISREPFSSPPTTISGQPFSSPVKPEPLRLAEETRKELERILTRRIGPIAAVILQQTLNQVVNYQELVNRLVTHLPEAEQFPFRESAHRLLQRELADSQDRFCQHSVGAEIPYQTTTAPQPNSEWGGVAAIDREFVKRCERELAKAIGPIAIVIVQRTLAQQPNLSRPQLVASLAKHLTNPQAIQAFHHQLL
- a CDS encoding transporter substrate-binding domain-containing protein — its product is MGNGLSPLKIPILAEPHRVPCWFLPILSFGLVGLTGWVPAIAHAEELKTIQDRGQLVIAVKDNLPPLGFRSADGALQGLEIDIAKRLAQDLVGKSNAFVLKPVLNQDRLQVVLSGQADIVIARVTMTVARSRVVSFSTPYYVDGTALVTKDPTIRSPFDLTNQTIAVLDRSSTVDTVRNRLPGAKLVGVASYEAARSLLEKGEATAFAADASLLSGWVQEFPQYRLLTPTLSVEPLCIVIPKGLQYEELRQKINEALARWQREGWLQERVAFWKLP